In the Streptomyces sp. cg36 genome, one interval contains:
- the def gene encoding peptide deformylase has product MSQQETDQQVENDGFVVDTEDCEEREQAYRERGTSRPITVVGNPVLHKECKDVTEFDDKLAALVDDMFASQRTAEGVGLAANQIGVDLKVFVYDCMDDEGVRHVGVVCNPVLEELPADRRVLDESNEGCLSVPTAYAELARPDYAVVSGQDAEGNPIRVRGTGYFARCLQHETDHLYGYLYIDRLSKRDRKDALRQMAENTPRYEVVPND; this is encoded by the coding sequence ATGTCGCAGCAGGAGACGGACCAGCAGGTCGAGAACGACGGGTTCGTCGTCGACACGGAGGACTGCGAGGAGCGCGAGCAGGCGTACCGCGAGCGGGGCACGTCCCGGCCGATCACGGTCGTCGGCAACCCGGTGCTGCACAAGGAGTGCAAGGACGTCACCGAGTTCGACGACAAGCTCGCCGCCCTGGTCGACGACATGTTCGCCAGCCAGCGCACCGCCGAGGGCGTGGGCCTGGCCGCCAACCAGATCGGCGTGGACCTGAAGGTCTTCGTCTACGACTGCATGGACGACGAGGGCGTGCGCCACGTCGGCGTCGTCTGCAACCCGGTCCTGGAGGAGCTGCCGGCCGACCGCCGCGTGCTCGACGAGTCCAACGAGGGCTGCCTCTCGGTCCCGACCGCCTACGCCGAGCTCGCCCGCCCGGACTACGCGGTGGTCAGCGGCCAGGACGCCGAGGGCAACCCGATCCGGGTCCGCGGCACCGGCTACTTCGCCCGCTGCCTCCAGCACGAGACGGACCACCTGTACGGCTACCTGTACATCGACCGCCTCTCCAAGCGCGACCGCAAGGACGCGCTGCGCCAGATGGCGGAGAACACCCCGCGCTACGAGGTCGTCCCGAACGACTGA